The Cololabis saira isolate AMF1-May2022 chromosome 20, fColSai1.1, whole genome shotgun sequence genome includes a window with the following:
- the LOC133420337 gene encoding ubiquitin carboxyl-terminal hydrolase 2-like yields the protein MICEIMKHPEVLTLLLKRFTFSLKHNCYVKLHCKVDVPRTVNMKRCRYDLYALVNHHGHLKGGHYTTQVKSFENGEWYDFSDINVTKIRPAFGAGKNHVRSNSAYLLMYKKDIVNENFSIQRAHSSHSSEEAEGRQRKAETRCC from the exons ATG ATTTGTGAGATAATGAAGCATCCAGAGGTTCTGACCCTCCTGCTCAAGAGATTCACTTTCAGCTTAAAGCATAATTGCTACGTCAAGCTTCACTGTAAGGTGGATGTCCCCCGGACTGTGAACATGAAG AGGTGCAGGTATGACCTCTATGCATTAGTTAACCACCATGGCCATCTAAAAGGAGGTCATTATACCACTCAAGTCAAATCCTTTGAGAATGGGGAGTGGTATGACTTCAGTGACATAAATGTCACAAAG ATCAGACCTGCATTTGGGGCTGGAAAGAACCATGTGAG gtCCAATAGTGCATATCTTCTCATGTACAAGAAAG ACATTGTGAATGAAAACTTCAGCATCCAGAGGGCTCACTCTTCCCACTCAAGCGAGGAAGCTGAAGGAAGACAAAGGAAGGCAGAGACGAGATGCTGCTGA
- the LOC133420280 gene encoding uncharacterized protein LOC133420280, with the protein MSSNTEKCFNRNDRTLTIVDEEDQLDFLCEGFSSPRARMSCGHAVTPTSLTNWCRRLLEDGESKFVCAVYGCGKEWPYVEVRKMALLTPEERDYFERTVGLNASKVYFDFKSCPGCKFSVTRKNESNLSVRCQFCTARKGRAYEFCWQCLGEWKGPQPRTDRCENDNCFNEALKTLKNCPDIVFESVKDVSGCPSIRACPTCGSLLEHSSKKCKNIFCPRCKVEFCFVCLKVSTECLKTSSHFKPCSSGVAPRQTSIPVWQR; encoded by the exons TTCTGTGTGAAGGTTTCTCGTCTCCGAGAGCGCGGATGTCCTGTGGTCACGCTGTCACTCCCACATCTCTCACCAACTGGTGCCGTCGTTTGTTGGAAGAC GGGGAAAGCAAATTTGTGTGTGCCGTGTATGGTTGTGGTAAGGAATGGCCTTACGTGGAGGTTCGTAAAATGGCTCTCCTGACCCCTGAAGAAAGGGATTACTTTGAAAGAACAGTGGGCCTCAATGCTTCCAAAGTTTACTTTGACTTCAAATCA TGTCCTGGATGCAAATTCTCAGTGACGAGAAAAAATGAATCAAATCTGAGTGTCCGCTGCCAATTTTGCACAGCAAGGAAGGGACGAGCTTACGAATTCTGCTGGCAGTGTTTGGGGGAATGGAAAGGTCCACAGCCACGGACAGACCGCTGCGAAAATGACAACTGCTTCAACGAGGCACTCAAAACACTGAAAAACTGTCCAGATATCGTCTTTGAGTCTGTGAAGGATGTCAGCGGATGTCCCTCCATCCGGGCCTGTCCCACCTGTGGCTCGCTGCTGGAGCACAGctccaaaaaatgtaaaaacattttctGTCCTCGATGCAAAGTGGAGTTCTGTTTTGTGTGCCTGAAAGTCAGTACTGAATGTTTGAAAACAAGTAGCCATTTCAAGCCGTGCTCCAGTGGTGTCGCCCCCAGACAGACCTCTATACCTGTATGGCAGAGATAA